One Ricinus communis isolate WT05 ecotype wild-type chromosome 7, ASM1957865v1, whole genome shotgun sequence genomic region harbors:
- the LOC8261704 gene encoding probable WRKY transcription factor 51, giving the protein MFDSSFLAMDYPANPNPNNYNYSHFDPIMDPSLQPVEFQLSDFLMLDGGFGDDSSSQSTMVLSDQFASGASTEYSSGTAASATSENANNDKWKKGVKKEKAEVGHRVAFRTKSELEIMDDGFKWRKYGKKSVKNSPHPRNYYKCSSGGCSVKKRVERDREDPKYVITTYDGMHNHQTPCVVYYNHHHRHHYHQDQVPVMNPNGWNLQASSPSSSS; this is encoded by the exons ATGTTCGACTCAAGCTTCTTGGCAATGGACTACCCAGcaaaccctaaccctaacaattataattattctcACTTTGATCCGATTATGGATCCGTCCTTGCAGCCAGTGGAGTTCCAGTTATCGGATTTTCTCATGCTCGATGGCGGGTTTGGAGATGACTCTTCGTCGCAGAGTACTATGGTGTTGTCGGATCAGTTTGCTAGTGGTGCTTCAACTGAATACAGTAGTGGTACTGCTGCAAGTGCAACATCAGAAAATGCTAATAACGA taaatGGAAAAAGGGAGTGAAGAAAGAGAAGGCTGAAGTGGGGCATAGAGTTGCATTTAGAACGAAATCGGAGTTAGAAATCATGGATGATGGATTTAAATGGAGGAAGTACGGAAAGAAGTCTGTGAAGAACAGCCCCCATCCAAG GAATTACTATAAATGTTCAAGTGGAGGATGCAGTGTAAAGAAGAGAGTGGAAAGGGACAGAGAAGACCCAAAATATGTGATAACAACATATGATGGTATGCACAACCATCAAACTCCATGTGTGGTTTACTACAATCATCACCATCGTCATCATTATCATCAAGATCAAGTGCCTGTTATGAACCCAAATGGCTGGAATTTACAAGCatcttctccttcttcctcttcatAG